The Chloroflexota bacterium genomic sequence GCTCGCCGGCTCGGGTCGTCTACACCATCCGGCCATCGTCACAATCGTCAGAAGCTTAGGAGTTGCACTAAACTCCGTAGGGTACACGGCTGCTCGGACCATGCACAGGGGATAGGCAGGACGACGGTGATGACGCAGACCACTGCAGAATTTGTCATTCTCAAGGTGGCGGGTGACGCTGCGCCAGGCAATGGGAGTCACCACCCGGCTATAATATGGCATGACTGTACAAGGGGATATGGCTGGTAAGGGCAGGATGAAGACGACGATTGACATCCAGGACGAGTTGCTGGCGCGCGCCAAGCGGCACGCGCAACGGACCGGACGCCCGTTGCGTGCCGTGGTTGAAGACGGCCTTCGCCGGGTGCTCTCGACGGCAGCTCCGCGTCAACGCTACTGTCTGCCCGACTACAGCGTAGGCGAAGCCGGGGTGAGTGATCCCTTGGAGGCGTAGTCTTGGCAGGACCTCCGAGAGGTCATTTACTCGGAGCCTGAACGCCGATGATCGCCGTGGACACAAACCGGCTAGTTTATGCGCACCGGCGCGAATCGAGGCACCACGAGGCGGCCTCCTCGTTGCTGCGCGAGTTGGTGCAGGGTGACGATGCTTGGGCCATTCCCTGGCCCTGCTGCTACGAGTTTCTCAACGTGGTGACCAACCCCCGCATCTGGAGGGACAACGCCACCAGCCCGGAGCAGTCGTGGCGTCAACTCGCCGCTTGGACAGCGTCCCCTTCACTGCGGCTGATAGGGGAGACCGAGGACTTTCCGGAGGTATTGGAGAGGTTCGTGCGACGGCCCCGAGTGATAGCCGGAGTTGTCCACGACGCCAGGATCGCGGCCATATGCCTGGCCCATGGAGCCGAAGCGCTACTGACCCGGGACCGCGACGTCTCGCTATTCCCGGAACTCAAGACGCGGGACCCAATCGCCGGGTGAACCCTCGATAGATTGCCGAGAGCAACCTGTAGGGCTGAAACTCTCGAAGAGAACGGACGCACGCCAAGTCCGCGGAGCAACCGTGTTGGGGTGGCAACTCCTAGGCCGACATGGGGATCCAGGTGCTTGTTCGCGACTGGACTTTGCTTGAGGACGAGCAGTTTGCGCAGGCTGGCCACGAGGGCGACCTTGGGCCGCTTGCCCGCCGCGAGAAGCCGCGGTCGTGGTCAACGAACCGATGACGTATTCGCAGCTTATCGGGAGAGCCGCCGAGATGTGGTTGGACCGGCTTGTCTCCGGTCTTCCCCTTCTCATCCTCGCCCTCGTCACCATCGACTGGTGGCTTTCCATCGCCTTCGTTAGTCTGAGTGCGGTAGTCATTGGATCAATTCTCTGCCGGGCATTCCTCAACATCATGGAGCGCCACTACAACGGCCGGAGGTGGTAGTTATATGAATACCGCAGAACTCGCCTGTGCGATTCGGAGCGTCCTTGGGCGCGAGATGCCAACTCGTGACGTGCGGCAATTGCTCCGAGCGCTATTTCCTGCAAGCCGGCCCGGGCGCGGACGGCCCTGGATGCTGAGTAAGCGACAAGTCGACATCGTACTAGCGTGCATGAAGCAGCTCAGAAACTACGAAGACGAAGTGCTGCGCCGCGGGTAGGCGCACTCGACGATGATGGCTACACGGTACGGCATCGGTATCGTGCCCTTGCCGTGTACCGACGGGTTGTTGCCGAACACGTAGCTGACACTTCCGTACACCGTGCTCGCTCCACATCGCCGTCTGACCGGTGTCGTCTCGAAACAGGATGCGATAGGCCGTATCCAACTCGACGACGTGATGCACGGGCTCGCCAGTGAACACCACATCCGTCAACTCGCCCGGCCTGAGGGGCAACGCGTTCCATTCTGGCTCGCCACCTTCGTCGCCATCGGGTGAAACTTCGCCATAGCGCATGAGGATGCCGAATGCCCACACTTGGACGGCAGGGATCCGCTGCCACGGATCCCGGACCATCCCCAGCACGACCAGCAGGCCGATCAGCAGCGCGTTCTCGATCACCTGAAATAGTCGCTCCAGCAAGAAGCCTCCGAGAAGCGCAAAGCTATAGCCCGTTGCTTCCTACATCCAAAGCAGGAGCCGGTCAACCACGCGGGGTTTCGCCTTCACACCACGAATCTATCCCATTGAATCAAGTATGCAGCTGCCGATCGAACTGGGGTTCTTCGCCGATATCCGATCGACCGCGGATGGCGAATTCTCGGTCAAACCAGAGTTTTTCGACGTACCGCTTGCCGAGGCGGTCGTTGTCCCGGTCACTGAGGCTGATCCACGAGTTGTCGTACCCCCTTCGACATTCGGTAGCGACGCTCGTGCGGCGAACTTGGCTTTATGTCAGATGCCAGATTGGCGCGTTTCACCGTCTCTCACAATGGCCCAATATGCCACTTTGACAATAAACGAATCCGATGCTAAATCGGAAATGGCGAGCATGCAATCAAGCTGGACATCGACATCCGTGGTATGTAAGAAATCCGTCAACTTGGAATACGAACGCGCATCAAGTCCGTCCTAACGTCGCTGCGCATCGGTGGGCTTCCCGGTCGTTGCGTTGAGTTCCTCCGGGTGGGGGTTAATCCGGGTAAGGACGCCACTCGCACGCCCACGCTCGCTATTGAACGAGTCACCGAGCGTGACTGTGGTCCGCTTCCGCGTCGCCGGCTTGAATCGGCTGTAGGTGTCGCGGCACGGGATCGCAGTGACGTCTCGCAATGACATCGAGTCCGTGGACGCCGGAGCGCCGTGTTTCGACAGAACGTCCGGGTTCTCGCGGTGCTTGGCTCGGCCGGGAAATCGTCGCGCGAGTTTGATCCGGTCCACGACAATGGACCTAAGCATCCCCTTGCCCGTTTCGAGCGAAGCCTTGAATCGGCCTTCCGGTTCCCCGCAAGCGCGGGGATAACCCCATGATCAGCTCGGCCCAGTTGATGTCCGGCGAAGTTCCCCCGAAGGCGCGGGGTAGACGCCGCCCTGCCGCGCCGTCCCCGGAGACTGACCATAAGCGAGACGGCGCATCCGGCGGACACTGCCGATGGTCAGGGAGCCGGCGGCCCGCCCGGCTCCATCCCGGGGTCTGGCAAGTCCCGCTCGGGACACATCAGCACCTCTATGAGCCCCAACTGGTCGGCAAGGGTCAGCAGGACGAAGAGATGCGGTGCACTCGGCACCGTCCCCCGCCGCCACTCGCGGAGCCGGTAGGGGCTTACCCCGAGGCGGCGCGCGAGGGCGCGCCAGGAAACCCCGCCGGCCGCCTTGAATCGCTCCAGCCGCGCGGGGAAGTCCGGCGGAAAGACCGGGGTGACGGGGCGGTGGATCCGACGCTGGCGGCCCATATCCTCACCTATCCCATGACTGGCCGGCGTCGTTTCCGAGCAGCAGGTCGAGGCCGCCGGGGACGCGTTCCGCCAGTCGGAAGAGCGCGAACAGCGCGCCGCCGCAGGGTTCCGTGCCTCGCCGCCAGCGCTGCACCTGGCGCACGTCCACGCCGAGGCACATGGCCACGCCCTCCCAGGAGAGGCCCATGGTCTGCTTGAGCCGCTCCAGTCGCTGGGGGAAGTCCTCTGGCAGGAAGGGCCAGCCCAACATGAGATGGGACGGCGGGGCCGACCTATGGCGCATCGCCGTTCTCCACGATGAACAGGTCATCGAAGCGAGCGATGTCGAGGCCCCGCTGCAGCCGCCGCCGCATCCGGGGCGAGGGACAGCGCTGGCCGGTGATGAGTTGTGACAGGTAGCCGGAGCTGATGCCCATCTGGCGGGCGAGGTCGTTCTGGGAGCGGTTGGTCCGATTGAGCCGGTCCCACACGGCGTAGGGGTTTAGGCGGACCTTGGGCCGGGGGCGCTTACCGGGCACGCTGGTCGGCCTCCCGCGACGACGCCGGCTCGACGTCGGATGGTGCGGCATCACGACCAGGCCCGGTGGCGGCCGCGCGATCCTTCAGGTAGGCGCGGACGATCAGCCGCGCCAGGAGACGGAGCCCCTGGCGCCGGAGCGCGTCCTGCGCCGGGGGAAGCCGCAGCTGGCCGGTGGTCGTGGGCAATGGGTGCGACCTTCCGCGGAGACGCCACGGTGCGCGCGGAGGCCGGGCACACGGACGCCGGATAGAGGACTGGTACTTCTGCTATGCAGAAGTATAGCAACAGGATAGGGACGTGAAAACGCCAGTCGGCGTAGACCGAGTACTTCAGGCGGCATATGCTTGCTTTCGTCTAGCAAAACACCGTATGCTTTGGATATGACGCATGACGAGCGGACCGACACCGACATTGGTGCCTACCTGCGCCAGCTGCGCGGGACCCGGAGCCTGCGCGAGGTCTACCGCCGCACCGGCATCTCCGACCCCTACCTCTCCAACATCGAGAAGGGGCACCGGCGTCCCGGTCCGCGGGTCCTCCAAAAGCTGGCTGCCTTCTACGGGGTGTCGCTGCAGGACTTGCTCAAGCGCGCCGGGCACTTGGACGCCGGTGATGACGCAGGGGCCGACGCGGAGGCGAACGTCGACCGGGCCTTCGACTTCGTCCTGGCCGACCCCAAGTTTCGGTTCGGCACCCGTCCCGACGGACCAATGAGCCTGGCGGCCAAGCGGTTCATCGTGGAGATGTACGAGACGCTGACCGGGAAGCGCCTGCTGGAATGACGCGCACGCTCGACGACTTCTGCGACAGTCTCGTGGACCAGGGCCCCGACCAGTGGCGGCCGGCCCCGGCCGCGCTGGCCGACGCCTTCGTCAGGTACTTCCGCCTCTCGGGGCGTCCAACCCTCGACGAGGTGATCCGGGTCCTGCGAGACGCCGGGATCGCCGCCGTCGTCGCCACCCACCTGCCCGGCGGCCTGCGGGGCTTCCACTGCGGCCTGGCACCCGGCGCGTACGCCATTCACTACTCGACCGATCAGTGGGCGGGCGCCTGGGAACACACGGTGCTTCACGAGACCTACGAGATCATTGACGAGATGCTCCAAGACCGCGCCGCGGACCCCGCCCCCGTCCGGAATCTCTGTCGCGAAGCCGACCAGTTTGCCGCGGCGGTCCTCATGCAGCCGGCAGCGTTCACCGGGCTGGCCGTGGCGACCGGGCTCGACGTGCTGGCCTTGCGGCAGCGCTACCGCCGGTCCTATGCCTCGGTGACCCTGCGGCTCGCCGAAGTGCTGCGCCAGCAGCCGTTGCTGGCGGTGCTGTATGAGCGCAGGGAATCCGGCGTACCCGCCGCGTGGACTGAGCGGCCGGCGCCCGGCGCGTTTCGAGCCACGGTCGTGGCGCGCACGCCCGGGTTTGGGGCGCGCAACGCCGGCCTCCTCAGCGGCACGCGGGGCGGCATGCCCCGGCGGGGCCGCCCGCCAGCCGCGGACGCGTTGGTGGCGCAGGTCGTGCGGAGCGGCCGGGCGAGCTATGCCGAGGAAGAGCCGGCGGGCAATGATCTTGGCACGGGCGACGTCGCCGTCGTCGTAAGGCCCGTCGTCTGGCACCGACGACTGGCCAAGATCGCGCTCGTCGCCGTGCCGTATCGCGACCGAAGCGCCCTTCAGCCACAGCTCGCCAGCGCCGATTTCGCTGATACGAGTGGCCGCAACCTCGCGACAGCGCAGCACGAAAGGACATCCGCATGACGCAGCCGCCTGACGTCCGACTGGTGGCCCTCTACGCCCGCGTCTCCAGCGACCGTCAGGACGTGGACCTGTCCGTCGCGGCCCAACTTCGGGCGCTCCGCGACTACGCCGCGAAACACGGCTACGTCGTGGCGCGGGAGTACGTCGACGAGGCCGAGAGCGGCCGCGTCGCCGATCGGCCGCAGTTTCGCCGGATGCTGGAAGCGGCCAGCCAGCCGGACGCCCCGTTCCAGGAAATCCTGGTCTGGAAGTTCTCCCGCTTCACCCGCAAGCGCGAGCACGCCGTGGCCTTCAAGTCCATGCTCCGCCGACGTGGCGTGCGGGTCGTCTCCATCACCGAGCACGCCGACGACTCCCCCACCGGCAAACTCATGGAGGCCATCATCGAGAGCGTGGACGAGTTCTACAGCGAGAACCTGGCGCAGGAGGTCACCCGCGGGATGCGGGAGGCCGCCGCCCGGGGCTTCTGGATACCCACCTACGCGCCCTACGGCTACCGCAAGGTCTATGTCCAGGACGGCGCCAAGCAGCGCCCGAAGCTCGCGCTGGCCCCGCCCGCCGACGCCGTGGTTCGGCGCATCTTCGAGCTGGCGCGCAGCGGCCAGAGCGTGCTTGGCATTACCCGGATCCTCAACGCGGAGGGCATCCCAACCACGAACGGCAAGCGCTGGCTAAAGACCACGATCCACCAGATGCTGACCAATGAGGCCTACGCTGGCACGTTGATCTGGGGGCGCAACGCCAAGGACGGCGGACCGCCGATCCGGGTCGAGGCCGCCGTTCCCGCCATTGTGTCCCGCGCAGCGTTCGACCACGTCCAGCGGCTGCTCAAGTCGCGGGCGCCCAAGCAGGTGAATCCGCGCCGCATCGCCAGCCGCTACCTCCTCAGCGGGTTGGTCCGCTGCGCGCCCTGCGGCACGTCGCTCACCGCCTCGGAGGCGAAGAGTGGCAGGTACACCTACTACGTCTGCCAATCGAAGATCAAACGAGGTGCCGAGACCTGCACGACGCCGAGGCTCAACGCGCCCAGGTTCGAGCAGTTGATCATCGAGCAGCTGCGCGATCACATCCTCACCGAGCGCAACATCCGCGCGTTGGTCGCGCTCGTCGACGAGGAGATGGATGGGCTCGCCCGCGAGCAGCGCGACAAGCTGGCGACGATCGAGCAGGAACTCGATGAGCTCAACCGCGCGCTCGACCGTATCTGGCGAGTGATCGAGACCACCGACCTAGAGGTTGCCGACGCCGCCGAGCGGATCCGTGAACACCAGCAGCGCAAGGATCAGCTGGAGCTGGCGGCTGACGACACTCGCCGAGCGCTCGCCGAGCGGCGGCAGCTGCTGGACAGTGCCGACGTGATCGCCGAGTTCGCCAAGGACATGAGCCGGTTCCTCCTGACCAGCGACATCATGGAGACGAAGGCGTTCATCCGCTCCTTTGTGAAGCGCATCACGGTGCGACCTGGCCGGGCCGTCATCCGCTACACCATCCCGATGCCAGACGACAGTCCAGTCGGGCGCACAGACGCCTCCGAGGTGGCCCTCGACGGCGACTTTATGAGTTCGGTACGTGCTGGTGGGCCCTCGTGGATTCGAACCACGGACCTCGCCCTTATCAGAGGCGCGCTCTAACCGACTGAGCTAAGAGCCCGGAGCCCTGGGGATGGTATCAGAGCCCCGCGCCGGTCCGGCGCTAGCCTAGAATCTGGCAACGGGGATGTAGCTCAATTGGTAGAGCACTGCCTTTGCAAGGCAGGGGTTAGGGGTTCGAGTCCCCTCATCTCCACCCACAAACGGTGGTGGCAGCCCGCGCCACGCATACGCAGGGATCGGCTTGAGGATCCTTCACGGTCAAGCCACCCCCGGCGCCCAGTTTTCGTCAGCGGCCGGTCCCGGCAAGCGGCCTGGGCGCCTAGCTGTCGACTCCACGGGTGGCGCACAGCGGCATCAGCACCGGCCGAAGCCCATCCACGCGGGCAGGCAGCCTTCCGTCGCGACCGTCGACAGAATGGTGACTTCTTCCTCCGCGGCCTCGATCTTGTCCAACGTCGCCCAAGACACCGCATGGTTTTCCCTGACATAGCCGAAGATCGTGTACTCGTGCGGCGCCTCGGCGCTTCCGGCCAGATCGCCCAGGATGAAGAAGAACCGCGATCCGTTGGAGTTCGGCGTCCCGTCGTTGGCCAGGGCAATCAGTCCCCGCGCGTACGGCCGCTGCGGCGGCTCGATTTCAAAGGTGTAGCCCGCGTTGCCGGTGCCCGTGCCTGTCACGTCGCCGGATTCGGCGAGCACACCGGGAACAACCCGGTGAAACGCCAGGCCGTCGTAGTAGCCCTCGTTGATCAGGAAGATGAAGCTGTTGACCGCCAGCAGTGCTTCCTGCGGCAACATCACGAATCGGATGCGCCCGACGCTGGTGGTGAAGGTGACGCTATAGCCCCGCTGATCTTCAACCTCCATCGGCGGATAGGCGTCGTAGACAGGAGGCCCTTCCGGCTCCGACTCGCCGCACGCGGCCACGACGATGAGCATGAGGGCAGCTAGCCCAAGGATTGTCACTCGCCGCATGGCGCCCCCCGTCGGCCCCTGGGTCCGCCTGACATTCTGCCGCACCTACCCTGGAATAGGCTAGACCGAGCGGACCACCCAAGTAGTCCCAGCACGCGTCATGAGCACTGGAAGGGACCGCCGCTCGGCAGGCAGCCCTCCGTCGCCTTCACCGACTCGATGATGACCTCTTCCTGCGCGGACTCGATCTTGTCGAGCGTTGTCACCGACGGCGCGTGATTCGGCTTCAAATGGCCGAATACCGTGTACTCGTGCGGGGCCTCGGCGCTTCCCGCGAGGTCGCCCAGAATGAAGAAGAACCGCGAGCCGTTGGAGTTCGGCGTCCCATCGTTGGCCATGGCGATGCCGCCGCGCTCGTACGGTCGCTGCGGCGGCTCCACCTCAAAGGTGTAGCCCGGATTGCCGGTGCCCGTACCCGTGGCATCGCCCGTCTCGGCGAGCACTCCGGGCACCACCCGATGAAACGCGACGCCGTCGTAGTAGCCCTCGTTGGCGAGGAAAATGAAGCTGTTGACCGCCAGCGGGGCCTCTTCCGGCAGCAGCTGGAAGGTGAGGCGCCCGACACTGGTGGTGAAGATGACGCTGTAGGACCGGCGCAGGTCGATCTCCATCGATGGGGAGGCCTCATAGACCGGCGGCCCTTCCGGCTCCGCCTCACCGCACGCCGCTACGACGATGAGCAGTAGGGCAGCCAGCCCAAGGAGTGTCACTCGCCGCATCATGCGCTTCTCCCTCTCCATCAGCCCCCGGGTCCACCTGTCATTCTGCCGCACCCGACAGGGGCATAGTGAACCTACCGCATCCGACATGCGGGTCGAAGCCCCCTCATCCGCGGCCGTCCGATCCATCGGCTCAACTCGCCGACGCCACGCGCCCATTCGGATGGCGCCTGCACCCATGACGCGAGCTACGCGTTGGCCGAAGTCGGCCCTAGCATGCCCCGTAGTTGCCCCGACTCGGCAGACATCCCTCGGTGACCTGCAGCGACCGGATGATGACCGCTTCCTGGGCGGCCTCGATCTTGTCGAGCGTCGCTACGGACGGCGGGTGATTCGGCTTCAGATGGCCGAATATCGTGTACGCGTGCGGCGCCTCGGCGCTTCCGGCGAGATCGCCGAGGATGAAGAAGAACCGTGAGCCGTTGGAGTTCGGCGCCCCGTCGTTAGCTAAGGCGATGCCGCCGCGTTCATAGGGCCGCTGCGTCGGCTCCACCTCGAATGTGTAGCCCGGGTTGCCGGTGCCCGTGCCCGTGGCGTCGCCCGTTTCGGCAAGCACACCCGGAACGATGCGATGAAACGTCACGCCGTCGAAGTAACCCTCCCTTGCCAAGAAAATGAAGCTGTTGACCGCCAGCGGCACCTCTTGCGGAAGCAGTTGGAAGGTGAGGCGTCCGACGCTGGTGGTGAAGACGACGCTGTAGGACCGGAGCGGATCAATCCCCATCGGAGGGTAGGCCTCATAGACCGGCGGCCCTTCCGGCTCCGCCTCGCCGCACGCCGCCACCGCGATGAGCAGTAGGGCAGCCAGCCCAAGGAGTGTCACTCGCCGCATCATGCGCTCCTCACCGTCAGCCCCTCGGTGTGTCAAGCATTCTGCCGCACTTGCCATGGAACCTGCTAGACCACTCGCAACCGACATGCGGGTCGAGGATCCGTCATCTACGGCCGTCCAGCCCACTGGCTGAACTCACCGGTGCCGTGCGCCCATTCGGACGGCGCGTGCGCCGACGAAACGAGCTAGACGCCGCCCCCAATCGGTCCTAGCACGGGCCGTAGCCGCCCCAGCTCGGCAGGCAGCCTTCCGTGGCCTTCAGCGACAAGATCGTGACTTCTTCCTGGGCAGCTTCGATCTTGTCGAGCGTGGCCAACGACGGCGCGTGGTCTTCCTTGTAGTGGCCGAAGACCGTGTATTCATGCGGCGCTTCGGCACTTCCCGCAAGGTCGCCGAGGATGAAGAAGAAGCGCGATCCGTTGGAGTTCGGCGTCCCGTCGTTGGCCAAGGCAATGCCTCCGCGCTGGTAGGGCCGCTGCGGCGGCTCGACTTCGAAGGTATAGCCGGGGTTGCCGGTGCCCGTTCCGGTGGCGTCGCCCGTTTCGGCAAGCACGCCGGGGACGATGCGATGAAACGCCACACCGTCGTAGTAGCCGCTGTTGGCGAGGAAAATAAAGCTGTTGACCGCCAGCGGCGCCTCTTCGGGATTCAGGACGAAGCTGATGCGTCCGACGCTGGTGGTGAAGGTGACGCTGTAGGGCCGCAGCGGATCAATCTCCATCTCCGGGTAGGCGTCATAGACCGGAGGCCCTTCCGGCTCCTCCTCCCCGCAGCCCGCCACGACAATGAGAAACAGGGCCGACAGCCCGACCAGGATCGCTTGCCGCATCACGATCATCTCCCCGACCGCATGACGTTCTGGCAACCATTCTGCCGCACGCGCGAGCGGGGCTTCCACCAAACGCGCCAACGCTTGATGAGTTCTACTTCGAGCCTGTGCGCTGTTTGGAGGGCACGGGCAGCGCATCGACCAGTTCATAACGCTCGAACAGTCGCTGCAACGCTTCAGGGACGCCCACGACCACGAAAACATCGCGGGCCTCGAGCACACGGTCCGTCGCCGGCGCCATCTCCGTGCGCCCCTGCCGGACGAGGGCCAACATCGAAACCCCAAACTCCTGGAGCGACAATGTGTTCACGGTTTCGCCAATCAGCCGGGATCCGTCCGGAACGGCCATTTCGCGGATGTCCAGGCCAGGCGCGTGGGGATCAAGCAGCTGGTCGAGCACGTCGCGCACGTTGGGCCGCCGGATAAAGTCCACCATGCTCAGCGCGCCCTCGATCGGCGGCGAAAACACACGCAGGGCGCCGGCCGATTGCAACCGCCGGACCGCCTCGTCCGATGCGGCGCGCGCGATGACCGGCACCTCTGGCGCCAGCACGCGAGCCGCCAGCACCGCGTAGACGTTTTCGGCGTCGTCGTCGGTGGCGACGACGAAGGCGGCGGCGCGCTCGATACCCGCCTCGGTGAGCGCCGCATCCGACGAGGCGCGATCGGCAATGCTCACCAGACCGTCATCGGCGGCCGTCTGGACCCGTGCCGGGTCGACGTCAATGACCACGACTTCGCAGCCGTCGTTGCGCAACTCTTGCGCGATGCGCGCGCCGACGCGGCCATACGACCCGACAATGTAGTGACCCTGCATGTGCGAAAGGAACCTCGCGCGTCGGCGGCGCGCAAAGTGTGCACCCAGATGGCCTTCGGCGAGATACTCGATATAGTTCGCCGCCGTCCAGGCAAGTGTACCGACGCCGGCCACGATCAAGACCGATGTGAACACGCGCCCCGCCGTGGACAACGTGTGCACCTCCGCGAAGCCCACGGTGCTGAGGGTGATGACGACCATGTAGAGGGCGTCCACCGGAGCCATCCCCTCAATCGCGATGAATCCGACCACCCCGACGACGGAAACCACAGCCAGAAAGAGGAAGCCCGGAATCAGCCGGCGCCGCCAGTAGAACTGCGCAATGCTCGCGGCCTTGCCGGATGGCCGAGACGGGACGAATCGCCGGGCGCCCGGTCGGGTCTCCGTGTGCTTCACCTGGCGGAAATCTCGGGTTTAGCGGCTGTGCGTATCTTGCAACGGCGCCTGCCGTCCGTCACACCATTGACCAGGTGTTACAGCGGCGGACCGCGCCGGGTGGAATAGCGCCGCCCCCCGCGAACAGGCATCATCCGGCCGTGCAATCGGCCCGCCCGAGCGGTTTCCGGCAGGCGCCGCCGGGCCGCGGCGGGCGCAGGCCGAGCCTGGAGGGACCTTGAGCCAGCTCGACGCCACGCAACTGATCATCGGCGACACGCCGCAATATTTCTTCGACGACGGTCTAATCGAAGAGGTGCAGCACGTTACGCGCCGCCTCCATCGACCGGTGAGCGTCGACGGCAGCCCCTTCATCCAGCGCGACCGCCCCTGGGAGCATGTGCCCTACTTCAGCAGCGTGGATTGGAGCTTGTGGCGAGACCCCGAGACGCAGCGCCTCCACTGCACCTACACCGATCTCAACGTGAATCGCGAGCGGCTGGCGCGCAAGGGCGGCGCCTTCATCGACTGGGCCAACGGCCGCCTGCGTGTCTGCTACGCCTACTCGGACGACGGCTTCGAATGGGTCAAACCCCCGCTCGGCCTGGTGCGCGAAAACGGCCACGACACCAACATCATCCTGGGCAGCGAGGCCTACGGGAGCGTGTGGGGCTTGTCCGTGTTCGATGACCCGCTGGAAGACGATCCCAACCGGCGCTACAAGGGCTTTCACGTCATGGTGCCGCCGGGATATGCCGTGGCCAGCGACGAGCCGGGCGCGCACGTCCGCGTGGGCTATTCGGCCGACGGCATTCGCTGGACCGTGGGCGACGACCGTCCGACCGTTGGCCGCACCGGCACCCGCATCGGAGATTCGGCGCAGCCCGCATTCGATCCCGGCACGGGCACCTATCTGCTCTTCACCCGGCATCCCTGGATGAGCCTGGCGCCGCGTGCTCGTCCGCTGCACGCCACCGAGTTGGGCGGCCATCCGACCTGGGACGCGGCTGCCGGTGCGCCGAACCGCCGCGGGCGCCGCCGCATCTACCTCTCGGAAAGCCGCGACTACCTGCACTGGAGCGAACCGCGGCTGATCCTGGCGCCCGACTCGCTGCTCGACAACATTGATGACTCGTTTTACAGCATGAGCGCGATGTGGCTCGGCGGCCAATGGATCGGTTTCGTGCAGGTGTTCCACATGGTCGAAAACACGCTCGACG encodes the following:
- a CDS encoding type II toxin-antitoxin system VapB family antitoxin, translating into MKTTIDIQDELLARAKRHAQRTGRPLRAVVEDGLRRVLSTAAPRQRYCLPDYSVGEAGVSDPLEA
- a CDS encoding PIN domain-containing protein, producing the protein MIAVDTNRLVYAHRRESRHHEAASSLLRELVQGDDAWAIPWPCCYEFLNVVTNPRIWRDNATSPEQSWRQLAAWTASPSLRLIGETEDFPEVLERFVRRPRVIAGVVHDARIAAICLAHGAEALLTRDRDVSLFPELKTRDPIAG
- a CDS encoding helix-turn-helix transcriptional regulator; translation: MGRQRRIHRPVTPVFPPDFPARLERFKAAGGVSWRALARRLGVSPYRLREWRRGTVPSAPHLFVLLTLADQLGLIEVLMCPERDLPDPGMEPGGPPAP
- a CDS encoding helix-turn-helix transcriptional regulator, which translates into the protein MPGKRPRPKVRLNPYAVWDRLNRTNRSQNDLARQMGISSGYLSQLITGQRCPSPRMRRRLQRGLDIARFDDLFIVENGDAP
- a CDS encoding helix-turn-helix transcriptional regulator, which produces MTHDERTDTDIGAYLRQLRGTRSLREVYRRTGISDPYLSNIEKGHRRPGPRVLQKLAAFYGVSLQDLLKRAGHLDAGDDAGADAEANVDRAFDFVLADPKFRFGTRPDGPMSLAAKRFIVEMYETLTGKRLLE
- a CDS encoding peptidylprolyl isomerase; amino-acid sequence: MRRVTILGLAALMLIVVAACGESEPEGPPVYDAYPPMEVEDQRGYSVTFTTSVGRIRFVMLPQEALLAVNSFIFLINEGYYDGLAFHRVVPGVLAESGDVTGTGTGNAGYTFEIEPPQRPYARGLIALANDGTPNSNGSRFFFILGDLAGSAEAPHEYTIFGYVRENHAVSWATLDKIEAAEEEVTILSTVATEGCLPAWMGFGRC
- a CDS encoding peptidylprolyl isomerase; the encoded protein is MRRVTLLGLAALLLIVVAACGEAEPEGPPVYEASPSMEIDLRRSYSVIFTTSVGRLTFQLLPEEAPLAVNSFIFLANEGYYDGVAFHRVVPGVLAETGDATGTGTGNPGYTFEVEPPQRPYERGGIAMANDGTPNSNGSRFFFILGDLAGSAEAPHEYTVFGHLKPNHAPSVTTLDKIESAQEEVIIESVKATEGCLPSGGPFQCS
- a CDS encoding peptidylprolyl isomerase, with the protein product MRRVTLLGLAALLLIAVAACGEAEPEGPPVYEAYPPMGIDPLRSYSVVFTTSVGRLTFQLLPQEVPLAVNSFIFLAREGYFDGVTFHRIVPGVLAETGDATGTGTGNPGYTFEVEPTQRPYERGGIALANDGAPNSNGSRFFFILGDLAGSAEAPHAYTIFGHLKPNHPPSVATLDKIEAAQEAVIIRSLQVTEGCLPSRGNYGAC
- a CDS encoding peptidylprolyl isomerase, encoding MRQAILVGLSALFLIVVAGCGEEEPEGPPVYDAYPEMEIDPLRPYSVTFTTSVGRISFVLNPEEAPLAVNSFIFLANSGYYDGVAFHRIVPGVLAETGDATGTGTGNPGYTFEVEPPQRPYQRGGIALANDGTPNSNGSRFFFILGDLAGSAEAPHEYTVFGHYKEDHAPSLATLDKIEAAQEEVTILSLKATEGCLPSWGGYGPC
- a CDS encoding NAD-binding protein, with the protein product MKHTETRPGARRFVPSRPSGKAASIAQFYWRRRLIPGFLFLAVVSVVGVVGFIAIEGMAPVDALYMVVITLSTVGFAEVHTLSTAGRVFTSVLIVAGVGTLAWTAANYIEYLAEGHLGAHFARRRRARFLSHMQGHYIVGSYGRVGARIAQELRNDGCEVVVIDVDPARVQTAADDGLVSIADRASSDAALTEAGIERAAAFVVATDDDAENVYAVLAARVLAPEVPVIARAASDEAVRRLQSAGALRVFSPPIEGALSMVDFIRRPNVRDVLDQLLDPHAPGLDIREMAVPDGSRLIGETVNTLSLQEFGVSMLALVRQGRTEMAPATDRVLEARDVFVVVGVPEALQRLFERYELVDALPVPSKQRTGSK